The following are from one region of the Variovorax sp. V213 genome:
- a CDS encoding IS5 family transposase translates to MSQISFSDAEHAGKRKKTRREIFLAEMELVVPWRALLKVIEPHYPVAGRGRRPYPLEAMLRVHLMQNWFALSDPAMEEALYEIASLRTFAGLGLESIPDETTILNFRHLLEASDLAEDIFKQVNAHLAKKGLLLKRGSIVDATIIAAPSSTKNESGERDPEMHQTKKGNQWHFGMKAHIGVDADSGLVHTVATTAANEADVEQVSDLLHGKENAVWADSGYRGAQSRVKQDVRWHIAGRPSDMAKMPEGRAKARARRQEFQKASIRAKVEHPFRVIKRQFGLAKVRFKGLAKNTAHVITLFALSNLWMARRKLIAMMVQVRPQAT, encoded by the coding sequence ATGAGCCAGATCAGTTTTTCGGATGCTGAGCACGCGGGTAAGAGGAAGAAGACGCGCCGGGAGATTTTCCTTGCCGAGATGGAACTGGTGGTGCCCTGGAGGGCACTGCTCAAAGTCATCGAACCGCACTACCCGGTGGCAGGACGTGGGCGCCGGCCGTATCCGCTCGAAGCGATGCTTCGCGTGCACTTGATGCAGAACTGGTTCGCGCTGAGCGATCCGGCGATGGAGGAGGCACTTTACGAGATCGCCTCGCTGCGCACGTTCGCGGGGCTGGGGCTGGAGTCGATTCCCGACGAGACGACGATCCTGAACTTCCGTCACCTGCTGGAGGCCAGTGATCTGGCCGAGGACATCTTCAAGCAGGTCAACGCCCACCTGGCCAAGAAGGGTCTGCTGCTGAAGCGCGGCTCCATCGTTGACGCCACGATCATCGCGGCGCCCAGTTCGACCAAGAACGAGAGCGGCGAGCGAGACCCTGAGATGCACCAAACGAAGAAGGGTAACCAGTGGCACTTCGGGATGAAGGCTCACATCGGTGTGGACGCAGATTCGGGGCTGGTGCACACGGTGGCGACCACTGCAGCCAACGAGGCGGACGTGGAGCAGGTGAGCGATCTGCTGCACGGCAAAGAAAACGCGGTGTGGGCAGACTCGGGCTATCGCGGAGCACAGAGCCGAGTGAAGCAGGATGTGCGATGGCACATTGCGGGGCGCCCCAGCGACATGGCCAAGATGCCAGAGGGCCGAGCCAAGGCCAGAGCGCGCAGGCAGGAGTTCCAGAAGGCCAGCATCCGGGCGAAGGTGGAGCACCCGTTCCGGGTGATCAAGCGGCAGTTCGGCCTGGCGAAGGTGAGGTTCAAGGGGCTGGCCAAGAACACGGCGCATGTGATCACGCTGTTTGCGCTGTCGAACCTGTGGATGGCCAGAAGGAAACTGATTGCGATGATGGTGCAGGTGCGCCCGCAGGCAACGTGA
- a CDS encoding RraA family protein, which produces MPTVLDARTVDQLGHYEASQLADCMGKPQAAGSHLVGRHDGTRLVGCALTVRTRSGDHLMVQKAIDLARPGDVIVVDGGGFAEQALVGEIMVTLAAKRGIAGFVIDGAVRDLRFLRDQSLPVYSTAVCLRGPSRVGPGEINVGISVAGMQVQAGDIVVADVDGVVAIPRNDVPAVLRAAEALSRKECATLLAVQSGDVDRDWIDAALHTGGCHFISGS; this is translated from the coding sequence ATGCCGACCGTACTGGATGCTCGGACGGTCGATCAACTAGGTCATTACGAGGCCTCCCAGCTGGCAGATTGCATGGGGAAGCCGCAGGCAGCGGGGTCACATCTGGTTGGGCGGCACGATGGAACACGCCTCGTCGGATGCGCGCTCACGGTCCGAACAAGATCGGGGGACCACCTGATGGTTCAGAAGGCAATCGACCTGGCACGCCCGGGCGATGTCATCGTGGTCGATGGCGGAGGCTTCGCTGAACAAGCCCTCGTTGGCGAGATCATGGTCACACTGGCAGCAAAGAGGGGTATCGCGGGATTTGTGATCGATGGTGCAGTCCGGGATCTGCGGTTCCTGCGAGACCAATCGTTGCCCGTCTACTCAACTGCCGTGTGTCTTCGCGGGCCCAGCCGCGTTGGACCTGGTGAGATCAACGTAGGCATATCTGTCGCCGGTATGCAGGTTCAAGCCGGAGACATCGTCGTCGCAGATGTCGATGGGGTGGTAGCCATACCCCGGAACGACGTCCCCGCCGTTCTGCGGGCAGCCGAGGCGCTGAGCCGCAAGGAATGCGCGACGTTGCTGGCCGTCCAAAGCGGTGATGTTGACCGCGATTGGATCGATGCAGCCTTGCACACAGGGGGCTGCCACTTCATCTCCGGCAGCTGA
- a CDS encoding tripartite tricarboxylate transporter substrate binding protein gives MKRLMQAIALVCIVGAPLTALAQSAQPYPSRPIKIIVPFPPGGTTDMLARIVGQQMSTAWGQPVLIENKAGGGATIGADMVAKSPADGYTLLMGAAHHTIAQNVYTKLPYHFGKDFAPISVIAMVPNVVVVNANVPAQTIQEFVALAKSQPGKLNYGTAGAGTAHHMLGEMFKLRTDVDLVHVPYKGSAPAVADLVGGQIQVMFDTVTSALPQIKAGKTRALAVTTSERSTALKNVPALAETVIPGFNAGTWFGLLAPSGTPPAIIKKISEEIQRTVRSPGVRKQLLEMGAEPVGGSSEEMNSQIQSELATYGAVAKQIKLHVE, from the coding sequence ATGAAGAGACTGATGCAAGCGATCGCCCTGGTGTGCATTGTGGGCGCCCCCCTCACAGCCCTGGCGCAGTCAGCCCAGCCATACCCAAGCCGGCCGATCAAGATCATCGTTCCGTTCCCACCGGGCGGGACCACAGACATGCTCGCGCGCATTGTTGGACAGCAGATGTCGACTGCGTGGGGCCAACCTGTCCTGATTGAGAACAAGGCCGGGGGAGGCGCGACGATCGGTGCTGACATGGTCGCCAAGTCGCCTGCGGATGGTTATACCCTGCTGATGGGCGCTGCGCATCACACGATCGCACAGAACGTATATACAAAGCTGCCGTATCACTTCGGCAAAGACTTCGCCCCCATCAGCGTCATCGCGATGGTTCCGAATGTGGTCGTCGTGAACGCCAACGTCCCTGCTCAGACAATCCAAGAGTTTGTTGCATTGGCAAAGTCGCAACCGGGCAAGTTGAACTATGGAACAGCCGGTGCCGGGACTGCACATCACATGCTGGGTGAGATGTTCAAACTGAGGACAGATGTTGATCTGGTTCACGTTCCCTACAAGGGAAGTGCGCCGGCAGTGGCTGATCTTGTCGGGGGTCAGATTCAGGTGATGTTCGATACCGTGACATCGGCGCTGCCTCAAATCAAAGCCGGAAAGACCCGTGCGCTGGCGGTAACCACTTCAGAACGATCCACCGCATTGAAAAATGTTCCCGCGCTAGCCGAAACGGTCATTCCGGGCTTCAACGCCGGGACTTGGTTTGGGCTCTTGGCTCCTTCCGGTACTCCGCCTGCAATCATTAAGAAGATCAGCGAAGAGATCCAAAGAACGGTGAGATCTCCCGGTGTGCGTAAACAGTTGCTCGAGATGGGCGCCGAACCGGTTGGCGGCTCGTCGGAGGAGATGAATTCCCAGATCCAATCTGAACTCGCAACCTATGGCGCGGTGGCCAAGCAGATCAAGCTGCATGTTGAATAG
- a CDS encoding LysR substrate-binding domain-containing protein — MHYDLVDLRVFLAVLDEGNLSRGAVRCNLAPSSVSARIRTLEEAVGTRLLQRNARGVSSTPAGVVLAEHARRLLAQLEQMHADLSPFAQGVTGRVILFANTNAINSFLPDDLAYFFNEHPSVRVSLEERNSGTIVAALVEGRADVGVMAVEEKHPLLEYLPYRVDELVLAVPRGHALSRKRAVRFSECLEFPFISLLQGAALHTFLVRHAGDIGGRLDLRVQLAGYEAVCKLVGSGAGIGLVPRSAVSGDAGERVKLITLAEPWAHRELNVGLRKLREPNFYRDELVACLSRRRKS; from the coding sequence ATGCACTACGACCTCGTCGATCTGCGGGTGTTCCTGGCCGTACTGGATGAGGGGAATTTGTCCCGGGGGGCAGTACGCTGCAACTTGGCCCCGTCCTCAGTCAGCGCCCGAATCCGGACGCTTGAGGAGGCGGTCGGCACGCGACTGCTGCAGCGCAACGCAAGAGGTGTTAGTTCCACGCCAGCCGGTGTAGTCCTGGCAGAGCACGCACGCCGTCTGCTTGCGCAATTGGAGCAAATGCACGCCGACCTGTCGCCGTTTGCGCAGGGTGTCACGGGGCGTGTCATCCTCTTCGCGAACACCAACGCGATCAACTCCTTCTTACCAGATGATCTGGCCTATTTTTTCAACGAGCATCCTTCGGTACGGGTGAGCTTGGAAGAGAGAAATAGTGGGACTATCGTGGCGGCATTGGTTGAGGGAAGGGCTGACGTAGGGGTGATGGCCGTGGAGGAGAAGCACCCCCTCCTTGAGTACCTTCCCTATCGAGTGGACGAACTCGTCCTTGCAGTTCCGCGCGGCCACGCGCTAAGCAGGAAACGCGCCGTTCGCTTTTCCGAATGCCTTGAGTTTCCCTTCATCAGCCTTTTGCAAGGCGCTGCGCTGCATACGTTTCTCGTCCGACACGCCGGAGACATCGGTGGCAGATTGGATCTCCGCGTTCAGCTGGCAGGCTACGAAGCCGTTTGCAAGCTTGTCGGCAGTGGTGCCGGCATCGGCCTTGTGCCGCGCTCTGCGGTATCCGGCGACGCAGGAGAGCGGGTGAAGTTGATTACCTTGGCCGAGCCTTGGGCCCATCGTGAACTGAACGTGGGCCTGCGAAAGTTGCGGGAGCCTAATTTCTATCGAGACGAGCTCGTAGCGTGCCTGTCGAGGCGGCGCAAGTCCTGA
- a CDS encoding LysR family transcriptional regulator — MLPDIDSLALFVKAAELRSLTRAAESSHMGLAAASRRISLLEHRLKCSLFERSPKGVELTPAGATLLVHAKAMLLQLNQMQADMDDHGAGRRGQLRVWANTSTMTEFVPGDLARFAKLNPDVLLILEERWSAQIVAALLAGEADVGIIVEGVATDGLEVFPYRTDRLAVIVPQDHPLASNEAVDFVDVLDYDLIALESGSSMMRLLAEQAVHLEKGLRLRVQVRGFEVVCRVVQSGLGVGLLPYQAASVMSQSMGLTVRPLTDEWAVRQMLTCIKKDRPRSISLTRLLEVLTNAKASADLGNV, encoded by the coding sequence ATGCTTCCCGACATAGATTCGCTCGCCCTCTTCGTCAAAGCGGCTGAGCTTCGCAGCTTGACGCGAGCGGCGGAGTCCTCGCACATGGGGTTGGCCGCGGCCAGTCGCCGGATCTCTCTGCTGGAGCATCGTCTCAAGTGCTCATTGTTCGAACGCTCACCAAAGGGTGTCGAGCTGACCCCTGCAGGCGCGACTCTGTTGGTTCACGCGAAAGCGATGCTTCTCCAACTGAACCAGATGCAGGCAGATATGGATGACCATGGAGCTGGGCGGCGGGGTCAGCTCCGGGTATGGGCGAACACTTCGACCATGACGGAGTTTGTGCCTGGCGATCTTGCGCGATTCGCGAAGCTCAATCCGGATGTGCTGTTGATCCTGGAAGAGCGCTGGAGCGCTCAAATCGTTGCCGCGCTCTTGGCTGGTGAAGCAGACGTTGGCATCATCGTGGAAGGGGTGGCAACTGACGGTCTCGAAGTCTTCCCCTATCGCACCGATCGGCTAGCGGTGATCGTTCCGCAGGATCACCCGCTTGCCTCGAACGAAGCAGTAGATTTCGTCGACGTGCTCGACTACGACCTGATTGCGCTCGAAAGCGGGTCATCAATGATGCGCTTGCTCGCTGAGCAAGCGGTCCACCTTGAAAAGGGATTGCGACTGCGCGTGCAAGTGCGGGGCTTCGAGGTTGTCTGCCGCGTGGTTCAGTCAGGATTGGGTGTAGGCCTACTTCCGTATCAGGCAGCTAGCGTCATGAGCCAAAGCATGGGTTTGACCGTTCGACCACTCACGGATGAATGGGCGGTCCGGCAAATGCTGACCTGCATCAAAAAGGACCGTCCGCGCTCGATCTCCCTCACGCGGCTGCTGGAGGTGCTTACCAATGCGAAGGCTTCGGCCGACCTAGGGAACGTCTGA
- a CDS encoding MFS transporter, producing MFTTTTDFVVDDDLESRTYAKVAWRIVPLLFLSYIVAYLDRVNVGFAKLQMLNDLKFSETVYGLGAGIFFLGYFLFEVPSNLILHKVGARRWIARIMITWGIVSSLMMFVTTPTMFYVMRFLLGIAEAGFFPGVILYLTYWFPSHRRGRMTALFMTAIPVAGVIGSPLSGWILQSLNGVNGWAGWQWLFLVEGIPSVLVGLLVFAYMDDGISSAKWLNESEKRLLSRNIDSENAGKQDHSFKATVGNPKVWLLSLVYFCVVMGLYGVGFWLPSLIKATGVKNALDVGLLTAIPYAAAAISMVLFSRSADKKRERRWHLAIPCVLGAIGLVFSAVFGDNTLVAMGFLTLATAGIITAFPLFWSFPTAFLSGAAAAGGIALINSVGNLAGFVSPYMIGLIKDWTQSTNAGMYVLAGCMFVAGLLAVSAVPAKLVNR from the coding sequence ATGTTCACTACAACCACAGACTTCGTCGTGGACGATGACTTGGAGTCACGAACTTACGCCAAAGTAGCGTGGCGCATCGTCCCACTGCTCTTCCTCAGCTACATCGTCGCCTACCTTGACCGCGTCAACGTGGGATTCGCCAAACTGCAAATGCTGAACGATCTGAAGTTCAGCGAAACGGTCTACGGGCTCGGGGCAGGCATCTTCTTTCTGGGCTACTTTCTGTTTGAAGTCCCCAGCAACTTGATCCTGCACAAGGTCGGCGCCAGAAGGTGGATTGCTCGGATCATGATCACCTGGGGCATCGTATCGTCGCTGATGATGTTCGTCACGACACCTACCATGTTCTACGTGATGCGTTTCCTGCTCGGCATCGCCGAGGCTGGATTTTTCCCAGGCGTGATCCTCTACCTAACCTATTGGTTCCCCTCGCATCGACGCGGGCGGATGACCGCGCTGTTCATGACCGCTATCCCAGTTGCGGGCGTTATCGGCAGCCCGCTGTCCGGCTGGATCCTTCAATCGCTCAATGGTGTCAATGGCTGGGCCGGGTGGCAGTGGCTTTTTCTCGTCGAAGGCATACCTTCTGTGCTCGTCGGACTGCTGGTTTTCGCCTATATGGATGACGGGATATCCAGCGCCAAGTGGCTCAACGAATCGGAGAAGCGACTGTTGTCGAGAAATATCGACAGTGAGAACGCAGGCAAGCAGGATCACTCCTTCAAAGCCACCGTCGGCAACCCGAAGGTGTGGCTTCTTAGCCTGGTTTACTTCTGCGTTGTGATGGGGCTTTATGGTGTCGGCTTCTGGTTGCCGTCGCTCATCAAAGCCACTGGCGTGAAGAACGCGCTGGATGTCGGTCTCCTCACCGCCATTCCCTACGCCGCGGCTGCGATCTCGATGGTTCTTTTCAGCCGAAGCGCGGACAAGAAGCGTGAACGGCGCTGGCATTTGGCCATTCCGTGTGTGCTTGGTGCCATTGGCCTGGTCTTCAGCGCAGTCTTCGGTGACAACACGTTGGTGGCCATGGGTTTTCTGACTCTTGCCACGGCGGGAATCATCACTGCCTTTCCACTGTTTTGGAGTTTCCCGACCGCTTTCCTAAGCGGTGCGGCGGCCGCGGGCGGTATCGCCCTGATCAATTCGGTGGGTAACCTCGCGGGGTTCGTTAGTCCTTACATGATCGGTTTGATAAAGGACTGGACGCAAAGTACGAACGCCGGCATGTATGTGTTGGCCGGCTGTATGTTTGTGGCAGGTCTCCTTGCCGTTTCGGCGGTGCCGGCCAAGCTGGTGAATCGCTAG
- a CDS encoding NAD(P)-dependent alcohol dehydrogenase, translated as MTSIPSTMMALLAKGFSLDALELAERPVPQPRRGEILIRVRAVSLNYRDLAVLTGTYIPNLPLPFVPASDACGTVVAIGEEVNRFAVGDRVTPIYTQGWHDGLPTPQQRSSRTLGAPLDGVLQTYIVVPAEDAVRAPDLLSNEEASTLPIAGLTAWSALAEGNVKSGDTVLVQGSGGVALFALQFAKAAGATVIATSSSDAKLEKMKLLGADIGINYRTTPEWEHAVKEVTGGRGVDLVVETGGATLAQSLTATAFGGFVAVVGFVAGYNATIQLRQLIGPVVRVQGIAVGSRARFEAMNRAIAANNIRPVIDSTRHISDAVAAFKHMQNGSHFGKVVVTL; from the coding sequence ATGACCAGCATCCCTTCGACCATGATGGCTCTCCTAGCCAAAGGGTTCTCGCTCGACGCCCTGGAACTGGCCGAGAGACCTGTGCCCCAACCGAGGCGCGGCGAGATCCTGATCCGCGTTCGCGCCGTCAGTCTCAATTATCGTGATCTGGCGGTGCTGACGGGAACCTACATTCCCAATCTTCCGCTGCCTTTCGTACCTGCCTCGGATGCATGCGGCACAGTCGTCGCGATTGGTGAAGAGGTCAACAGGTTCGCGGTGGGGGACCGGGTGACGCCCATCTACACCCAGGGATGGCACGACGGGCTACCCACTCCGCAACAGCGATCTTCGCGCACTTTAGGGGCGCCCCTGGACGGTGTGCTGCAGACCTACATCGTGGTTCCGGCAGAGGACGCGGTCAGGGCTCCAGATCTGCTTTCCAACGAAGAGGCGTCGACGTTGCCCATAGCCGGCTTGACCGCATGGTCCGCACTTGCCGAAGGCAATGTGAAGTCGGGCGACACCGTTCTCGTTCAGGGAAGCGGAGGCGTCGCCTTGTTCGCGCTTCAGTTTGCCAAGGCTGCAGGTGCGACCGTCATCGCGACATCATCCAGCGACGCAAAGCTTGAGAAAATGAAACTGCTGGGCGCTGATATCGGGATCAACTACAGGACGACTCCCGAGTGGGAACATGCGGTGAAAGAGGTGACCGGCGGTCGAGGTGTCGATCTCGTCGTTGAGACTGGCGGCGCTACCCTGGCGCAATCGCTCACCGCCACCGCGTTTGGCGGCTTCGTCGCCGTGGTGGGCTTTGTGGCTGGCTACAACGCAACCATCCAGCTGCGACAACTCATCGGACCTGTAGTTCGGGTGCAGGGCATCGCAGTCGGTTCGCGTGCACGCTTCGAGGCGATGAACAGGGCCATTGCTGCCAATAACATCCGTCCCGTCATCGACAGCACTAGACACATTTCCGATGCGGTCGCGGCGTTCAAGCACATGCAAAACGGGTCGCACTTCGGCAAGGTTGTCGTGACGCTATAG
- a CDS encoding mandelate racemase/muconate lactonizing enzyme family protein, with protein MKINRIEVFALRAPPQERPHWTSHFIVPTANEILVRLYTDEGIDGFGLATSYTPIDYAIKAFKTGIADQILGEDALAPERLYQKLFRLTTSKTANEKGWSREALVRISAAVDIACWDIVGKAAKMPLFRIFGGYRDEVPAYVTCGYYRDGKDNQELRDEVLMLKEQGHTGFKVKAGGLPLGEDIERMAVMREAIGSEALFMVDPNRAWDLATAIEGARLLEPLNPRWLEEPIRWEDDRRGLKLLAQKTRIPLSGGESEVTSYGCRAMLEEHAIQILQFDCTMMGGFTEGRKLAGLCELNHVQVAPHHDCFIHAHIVAASPAGYIVEAFTDPERDPLQAELFEDAPKIVNGRLKLKEQPGLGLTLSESAIRKFGERVM; from the coding sequence ATGAAGATCAATCGAATCGAAGTGTTTGCACTCCGAGCACCTCCTCAGGAGCGCCCCCATTGGACCAGCCATTTCATCGTGCCTACCGCCAACGAGATTCTGGTACGGCTCTATACCGATGAGGGAATCGATGGTTTCGGCCTCGCCACCAGCTACACCCCAATCGACTATGCGATCAAGGCCTTCAAAACGGGGATCGCCGATCAGATCCTCGGCGAAGACGCGCTGGCCCCGGAACGGCTGTATCAAAAGCTTTTTCGACTGACGACAAGCAAGACCGCCAACGAGAAGGGATGGTCTCGCGAGGCGCTCGTTCGCATCAGCGCGGCCGTGGATATCGCCTGTTGGGACATCGTGGGCAAAGCCGCAAAGATGCCCTTGTTCCGGATTTTTGGCGGATATCGCGATGAAGTTCCCGCGTATGTGACCTGTGGCTACTACCGGGATGGCAAGGATAACCAAGAGCTGCGCGACGAAGTCTTGATGCTCAAGGAGCAGGGCCACACGGGCTTCAAGGTAAAGGCCGGTGGCCTGCCTCTGGGTGAAGACATCGAACGCATGGCTGTGATGCGAGAGGCGATCGGTTCCGAAGCACTTTTCATGGTCGATCCGAATCGTGCCTGGGATCTGGCAACGGCGATCGAAGGCGCCAGGTTGCTGGAGCCCTTGAATCCTCGATGGCTTGAAGAGCCAATTCGATGGGAGGATGACCGCAGAGGCCTCAAGCTGCTGGCTCAGAAGACTCGAATCCCGTTGTCTGGCGGAGAAAGTGAGGTCACCAGCTATGGCTGTCGCGCCATGCTGGAAGAACACGCAATCCAAATTCTGCAGTTCGATTGCACCATGATGGGTGGGTTCACCGAAGGCAGAAAGCTGGCAGGCCTGTGTGAGCTGAATCACGTGCAGGTAGCGCCTCATCATGATTGCTTCATTCACGCGCATATCGTCGCGGCCAGTCCCGCTGGCTACATCGTGGAGGCTTTCACCGATCCCGAGCGCGACCCTCTACAGGCTGAGCTGTTCGAAGACGCGCCGAAGATTGTCAACGGCCGCCTCAAACTCAAAGAGCAGCCTGGGCTGGGCCTCACCTTGTCGGAAAGCGCAATTCGAAAATTCGGCGAGCGAGTGATGTGA
- a CDS encoding CaiB/BaiF CoA transferase family protein: MTRPLDGITVISLEHAIAAPYCTRQLADLGARVIKIERPGVGDFARAYDQRVDGEASHFVWVNRSKESLTLDLKQPTALAILMELIAGADVLIQNLAPGAAARMGLGGEALQARHPALIVCDISGYGADGPYRDKKAYDLLIQSEAGFLSVTGTPEAPCKSGNSIADIAAGMYAYTAILAALLQRGKTGKGSHIDVSMLESLAEWMGFPMYYAYDGATPPPRSAASHATIYPYGPFPVGDGGTVMLGLQNEREWRVFCERVLLSTALASDARFDANAKRNSNRETLRSMIVEVFSTLNTSQVLERLDAAQIANARMNDMAGLWAHPQLAARDRWRDVGSPAGPIPALLPPGRQSAFEYCMGAVPTIGEHTEVILRSLGRSADDIAALRVAEAI, encoded by the coding sequence ATGACGCGTCCCCTGGATGGAATAACCGTTATCTCGCTAGAACATGCAATTGCTGCGCCGTACTGCACGCGGCAATTGGCAGACCTCGGCGCCCGTGTGATCAAGATCGAACGCCCTGGTGTCGGCGATTTCGCACGTGCCTATGACCAGCGCGTTGACGGAGAAGCTTCACACTTCGTTTGGGTCAATCGGTCCAAGGAGAGCTTGACACTCGATCTGAAGCAACCGACAGCGCTCGCGATCCTTATGGAGCTCATTGCCGGCGCCGACGTTCTGATTCAGAACCTTGCGCCAGGGGCTGCCGCACGAATGGGACTCGGCGGTGAAGCTCTGCAGGCGCGGCATCCGGCGCTTATCGTCTGCGACATTTCGGGCTATGGCGCGGACGGCCCCTACAGGGACAAGAAGGCATATGACTTGTTGATCCAAAGTGAGGCGGGGTTTCTCTCGGTCACTGGAACGCCGGAAGCACCCTGCAAGTCTGGCAACTCGATCGCGGATATTGCCGCGGGCATGTACGCCTACACCGCGATCCTCGCCGCTCTCCTGCAGCGCGGCAAAACGGGGAAGGGATCGCATATTGACGTATCGATGCTGGAATCCCTGGCCGAATGGATGGGTTTCCCGATGTATTACGCGTACGACGGAGCCACGCCTCCCCCGCGAAGCGCGGCCTCTCACGCCACTATCTATCCATACGGCCCATTTCCCGTCGGGGATGGCGGCACGGTGATGCTTGGCCTCCAGAACGAGCGCGAGTGGCGGGTGTTCTGCGAACGGGTGCTTTTGTCAACCGCGCTCGCGAGCGATGCTCGCTTCGACGCGAATGCAAAGCGAAATAGCAATCGCGAGACGCTCCGATCGATGATCGTAGAGGTCTTTAGCACTTTGAACACTTCGCAGGTCCTTGAGCGTCTCGATGCCGCACAAATTGCCAACGCACGCATGAACGACATGGCCGGCTTGTGGGCTCACCCGCAACTCGCAGCTCGCGATCGTTGGCGTGACGTTGGCTCACCCGCAGGTCCGATACCTGCCTTGCTGCCCCCCGGCAGGCAAAGTGCTTTTGAGTATTGCATGGGCGCGGTGCCCACGATTGGAGAGCACACCGAGGTGATATTGAGGTCGCTTGGTCGAAGCGCCGATGACATAGCAGCGCTGCGTGTCGCTGAAGCAATCTAA
- a CDS encoding EthD family reductase, translating to MKPNCVKRLGLVVKKASMSHEEFVQHWFHVHAELCKKLPNMRRYSVNLVDRERFPEFGYDGFSELWFDSEEALVASLASPEGKTLLADLPNFTERIYPILSHEYHQIWS from the coding sequence ATGAAACCCAACTGTGTCAAACGCCTCGGACTCGTCGTCAAGAAGGCAAGCATGTCACACGAAGAATTTGTTCAGCACTGGTTCCATGTTCATGCCGAACTGTGCAAGAAGCTACCCAACATGCGTCGGTATTCGGTGAATCTCGTTGATCGTGAACGCTTTCCGGAATTCGGCTACGACGGCTTTTCGGAACTGTGGTTCGACTCCGAAGAGGCGCTCGTGGCTTCGTTGGCGAGCCCAGAAGGAAAGACGCTGCTCGCCGACCTGCCGAATTTCACAGAGCGCATTTATCCCATTCTCAGTCACGAGTACCACCAAATCTGGAGCTGA
- a CDS encoding CoA ester lyase gives MTTRLSPTTAPSAAAARSFLFVPGDRPDRFDKAWASAADEVILDLEDAVGVERKVHARADVSAWLNPSRPVFVRINAVETAWYEDDLELLTNPGVLGLMVPKAEVLDSGLVSACATHGKRLLPIVETAVGFQRASELATTRCVERLAFGTLDFQVDMGLTGDDDALLYFRSRLVLESRLAGIQAPVDGVTPAIGDIAVLSADTARSKRIGFGGKLCIHPSQLDEVNRCFAPSPDDIKWAEEVVQAIANSHGAAIAIAGKMVDRPVILKAERILGSARRLSRVR, from the coding sequence ATGACAACAAGACTATCGCCAACCACCGCACCATCTGCCGCAGCGGCCCGCTCTTTCCTTTTTGTGCCCGGCGACCGTCCTGATCGCTTTGACAAGGCTTGGGCAAGCGCGGCCGACGAGGTCATCCTCGATCTCGAGGATGCCGTCGGTGTCGAGCGCAAGGTTCACGCGCGCGCTGACGTCAGTGCTTGGCTCAATCCTTCGAGACCTGTCTTCGTGCGGATCAACGCTGTGGAGACCGCCTGGTACGAGGACGATTTGGAACTTCTGACGAATCCCGGCGTCCTGGGGCTGATGGTGCCAAAGGCTGAAGTTCTGGATTCGGGACTCGTCTCGGCTTGCGCGACTCATGGCAAGCGGCTTCTTCCGATCGTCGAGACCGCTGTAGGTTTTCAGCGAGCGAGTGAGCTAGCAACGACCCGTTGTGTCGAACGCCTGGCGTTCGGTACCTTGGACTTTCAGGTCGACATGGGTCTCACCGGGGATGACGACGCACTTCTGTACTTTCGTTCACGGCTGGTTCTCGAGTCGCGTCTGGCGGGCATACAGGCGCCTGTGGATGGGGTCACGCCCGCAATCGGTGACATCGCGGTCTTGAGCGCCGACACCGCGCGGTCAAAACGGATTGGCTTCGGAGGCAAGCTGTGTATCCACCCCTCGCAGCTGGATGAAGTGAATCGGTGTTTCGCGCCCAGTCCCGACGACATCAAATGGGCTGAAGAGGTGGTTCAGGCCATCGCAAACTCACATGGCGCAGCGATCGCAATCGCCGGAAAAATGGTGGACCGCCCCGTCATTCTGAAGGCCGAGCGAATCCTGGGCAGTGCTCGGCGCTTGTCGCGTGTTCGCTAG